The sequence below is a genomic window from Uranotaenia lowii strain MFRU-FL chromosome 2, ASM2978415v1, whole genome shotgun sequence.
ttattgaagcagttttcccgcgagtGAGTTAATCGATCTTGCTGGTTGCTGGAGATCTTTGATTCGAATCTGGAAGTGGCTCCAcgttattaaatttaggatcCGGTACTTCGGGGAAGAAAATAGAAGTATGGATGTAACtcctaaaaacaaacaaaatttgtgagataaaaaaattttgccgtttaataaaattaattatattaattaaagaaagattttattttttattaggaaatgagaaaattccattattgaatcatattaacgattaatcaaataaaacaatttccaattggaaagtttttattccagtattcagtgattttataatttacatcattttgatttaacacgttgcaaaattttacatcacttttattttacacgttggaaaattttactggcgtgtaatttccaactagcactgaaaattccgtcatatatgatgcttctttttatttacatcacatgtgatgtgatattacagatttttttcgtagtgtgtaGTAACCAacagcgccgatgtggtctagtggataggctggcgcgagtctggtattggtacgccaggcgtactgggttcgattcccggtatcggcaagaaaaatttttgggttcgaatcccttaagcgggccgacaggtaagatgtgtttcattatataactgactatataattggaatgttcaatcagttgccagctggccaggtatatacacggatgccggaatacctgtaagtaaactagcccacctgattgattcgttcttccaaaatatacctacatcaacacacgcaatacattcaccacataacagttcatacgaagccatggggtccgggtatggtggcgcgctgcattggagatttgtcgaacctaataatctaaggaatgtaagtgaacccatactttggcagaaactgcggtgaatccgtgcacccatggtggattaccaacaaaacaaaacaaaaacaaaattgggtTGAGCTAGTAACCAAGAAATTTCATGTTTGGCTTGCAAAAAAAGTGATCCGTGATTCAAACAGCAACTTCACTATTATCGAGCgcacacataatattttaatgcattttgatgatattattgatttatatttacgtcatttttgtcatttctatctttttttgtcatttttgtcatttctgtcatttttatcagttttatcatatttgtcaatcttgtaatttttttgtcaattttgttatttttttttcatttttttgtcaatcttgcCAATTTTgtataatcaattttttcaattttctgtttcGATTGTAGACGCTATTCCCAACTTATCATAAGTATCATTCTACATACACCTACacaatgaggggtgttcaggttttttatataAATGGTTAAGAAAAATACTTTCAGTTGACACTTTTTGATCCGTATACCCTTCAATTGAGTCAATCTTCTTCTTTAAGATGCAacatttatcattatttttaattccgtTTGTCAACTTAAGAATttcttttatcttaaaaaaactaaactctTTGTGCTACCGTGCTGTATCTacataacaaacattttatttctttgcTTATAACAATGAAGGTGCGTTTCACATGCTTATTAAGTATTTGGTGTTTTAAACATTGTATTTTTCTATATAAATGATGCAATATACGATCTCTattcatacaaatttttcatgccaaacaattttagaaatattcaactAAACTTATAGAAAATTCCGTTGTTATAAAATATATCGTTAACATTTACTGCATATTAAGTAAGAAAGTGAGCATCGAGTAGGTAAAGTTGACCAGTTCCACAAAAACTCCAGTATTGATGCGAAATACTCCTCCACATGAAAGGACAGTTTCACTGAAAGCCTGCTGATGAATTATGCGAAGTGATGAACGAAGCTTGATGTAGTCCTTCCGACAGCTTTCATCGAACGGTAGCTTGGCACATAGTTCGAAGGAATGCAGGGCAATATTTTCATACTGAAAAGAGAAATGAGTTAATGGCCGTagaacgaatgaaaaaaaaaattgatttcatacGACATCATTGAAGGAATCGACAACGCTGCACCACCAGTAGCATTCCATCAGAAACGCCAGAGACGCGGACGAGAAAATCCAACTCAGTGGAGACATTCCAATCGTAACGATACTGAACATCAGCGATCCAATAACTATGACGTCGTTGTAGTAAACCACAAAAAATATGTTGCTGATGGGTTGTTGCAAGTTCTGGAACGCCCTGAAACGGCATTTCTCAATTATAATAACTCAATCgcataagaaaaaatatatacctGGTCACTTCCATTTGATGATTCACAAGTGGTTGTAAGTgattcttaaaatatttcaaaaattgtgaaatttcttCAGGAGCTATAACTGCCGAATGGGATTCCTTGGGCCGAAGATCAGCCATTACTCTGGAATGGATTTCTTCAAAACCATGGGCAATTATTTCCAGCTCCGTACGCAGTCCAGTAAGTAAGGTTGTGAAAGCTACCGTGCACGAAAAATACATGCTGATCCAGATGATCGTATGCATAAATGTCATACCGGACTGTAACAATCTGGCAGTGTTAGAGCCGAAAAGGATCGTTAGGTCGTAGTATCCCAGGACAAGATCCTGATAGGAATTTGGCAAAAACAGTACTATTTGATCACCTATGCTCATAGCCAGAACTGCCAGAAAAACAATGTGAGAGGATTTTTGAAACGAGCTGCGAATCCTATCATCGAAAGCTTGATCGCCTGAATGGCTACGCCGACCGTTGATGAAGGATCTGGTTTCAGTGATAGCAGCAATGTGATAACGCCATTGAACATTGCTTATCAAACATCTGGTGAAAGTCATGAGCATGATGGTGCGGATAATGAAAACCATGAGAAAGTTTTCATCTTTAGTCGTTGCCAATAGAATGAATATTGTGTAGCAGTATTGATATACAATCAAGAATCGATTAAGTCTCCACAGAATCCGCTCGATTTGGTTGGTTGGGTTGAAAATAATACCTGAAACAAATCAAATAGATTTCATTAGCCAGAAATTGAAATTAGAAATTATCTTTAATGCTAtcagttgattttcaataaagtAATATAAATTATAATTATCGCGTAACCTAAATTAAAACTAGAGGAGATTCAAATTGTACGAATAGAATACAAATTGCCTTTCAAGCGTACAAAACGTCTTTTTAAACAACTTAATCAACTCAACTCATCTTAGTtacacactacgaaaaaaatctgtaaaatcacatcatatgtgatgtaaataaaaagaagcatcatatatgacggaattttcagtgctagttaGAAATTACATGCCAGTCAaattgcaacgtgtaaaattaaaaatgttgtaaaattttgcaacgtgtaaaataaaaataatgtaaattataaaatcactgatcaattgttaatatgattcaaCAAGGGAATTTTCTgatctcttaaaaaaattaaaaactttctatatttatataattcattttattttacaaattttactaaGAGTAACATTCatatacttttatttttttcagtaccGGATCCAGTAAAGTGGAGCCACTTCCAGAACCGCATCCACGCTTCTCGAAGATCTCCGGGAACCAACAAAACCGATAAACTTACTCACGGGACgcatcaattttcaacttcaattgcttctaaaaaacttatattcacAGTTAACCCtctccttcccatggtagcacaggtgatccacaactttgcactgctcgcatttgaactgggcgctttagatcaacaccattttttcaccgaatgtgtagatatgagtgaagGATCATCGctcgaaatttgaagaaaatcggttcgctaggttttgcttggcagatcaaaacctgcaaaaaagtcggatttttttcgaatttaaatcaagtcgtcatttgttgttcaataacttgacaagtttttatgatttccttcaaataaaattactgacgtgcagaaggttgcttatgcaagcagaatcaaatgatggtttgctTAGATTccaactaaaacatataaatttttgagtaagtaaagtggatcactggtgatacactgggaacaaaacgtacttttcttcttgtgaagcttcttatcaatactcaagaaaatcatttcgtcaacaaacaaaatcgcttcaggatagttatttcatctgcttaaatgaccccatgtctcgaaatatttgtaaaagttgttttccttgcgcaaagtgtcatggcggccaattgttcaaggcaaaaatgaaaagttcaaatatttcaataaatagactttcgagggatgggtataccaaagaagtttttttatcaaataggatTGTCACGACTAGGAGTCGACACGTCTCATCTCAGCGAAACTCAACAGCAGTTTTATGACATTTCGGTAAATTAACATCAATAATGTTCGAAAATGCCGCacgtaaaataataataataatcatagGAGGTAGAAAATTAGAAGCTATACATTTGAAGTTTGCGCCATTTGTAACAAGTAATAAATCAAAGATCAATCTAAGAATCAAAGTTTCTGAGAATATTATGTTTAGTTCGCTACATAAGCATTTGGAAACAGTAAGTTAACTGGAAGATAACTATTGCTAAGTGTGACctttaaattaaaacacaatATTAAAATTCACAGTTGTTCTAAAAGGCACGTAGGCACGACTAACAGAAAACTATAATTGATGTTAATCCGGAACGACCATCGCTGGTCTAAGGTGAATTcgtaatgttaaaaatattataaaaacgtATTCAAAAAGTGATCATCATAACAGGTTCTCTGATAGTGCTGTAATTGATACAAAGTCGTGTTTGGAGGTTGGGAAGGTCACGCAGTAGAGTTGTAGATCGAATCCAGGAGTTTAACTAAGAGAAGCATTAAACGTAAGCAATTTAAATTAGTATCCGATAAGATATATTCTAAACTATTGttaactttcagaaatattttaatacagtctaaaacgtattaaaaaattggaattgttGCTTCCCGAAACTCCACaaggatcgttttagtttgtgatcaaggTAGTGATGAAGTTCCATGTtgttttgcaattatttcctgtttttcatttgcaccctatgtgttatcttcccaatggagcacatatgatccacttcaaaacccaaatttatcaaatggatcattaaagtaggcttaaattatgcatcttttgttcaaGAACTTCagctgtaaatcaatatttctattattaaaacgtaaaaaaccttgtgggaaggaaagggttaatcccaccccttatgcatcaaatgTTTTAAGGATAATGGGACAtaaaattggcgtagttagaaaaattattggtttcttcagttatttttgattttctaaaaacatgcggttttcacccttcttagaaaaaggggtaacttgCACACTTTGTttctaatgaaaaatcttatgatcacgtatgaaaatttatagtttttaatatatttgcgatgccgtaaagattacgcatgaaaacaccaattgcagtaatattttggtcactaaaaactaattttaaggGGTtcaataatactacgaaaaactctacaagctgaaatcataaatataaatgtgtggatgaatgaaattccaatgtttacaaacgcgtgatgaaAAACTTTCTTATTCGTGAACATGGACACGaaatttacaaggtgtttctttgatttgcattttgtttcattttctcCCAGAAACctaactgaattacaaaaaaatttatttaaaaaaaattgagtgattgttttaaaaatatgtttacatatttacatatattgcatgaggaaaccagtaaaaagtttgtaggtaatatgggTAATATGGGTAATATGGGTGTAGGTAATAATTTGTAGGTGGGTAAAgtattttacggcatcgaaaaatgtttaaatttgtacctttattgcttgatttttcagatttgatataaaaataaaaaaaaacttaaaattgctagcttaagatgcgaggaattatgtcatcatcattttgttatcattaaaagatgactttattacaatacattaaattaaaaatttattcagtgtggtgttatataaatgttgcatctaacccagCTGTTGCATGTTGACGGTataaactatgtttttcttattaaaaatttagatttaaaggtaaatgttttcagaacacagaagtacaaaattgaaaaacaaacacaaatttataaaaaatatttcttaaaatttatatagCTTGACTTTTAAATTcggttaatttatttgaaaattcaaaacgacAACTGTactataaaattcggtaaattgctgaaaattaaaacaaaatttgaagatgaaATATATGagtttttttcaccattttggAAGGATTTGTTTTCCAATTATCAGGTATAACTGAAATAATTACTTATTCatataatttaattgataactcaagggaacTGCATTTTCGTGCTTATGTTTTagtgattgatttggtagattttagcgttgATGGtatggaattttaaaatgtatcaggtttaagtgaaatcaatcaatgataactgattaactaacaaATCTACAAACTTTATTCCATTAGgtaataatttttggataatgatgatgcatgatcaaaaaaagttacattcaacagttttcaaaattgctaATGAGCGTTTATGACATTActgcaaaaagtttaaaaaaatttaaatttacaaaaaaatgttgaatccTATAAAACGTTTAGATTtatgctttgaaaaatatctaaaattcaatatggttcaaaacttttttgaaaattcattgaatgatgaaaaataaacaataatgaaactccatgatttttttcgtagaatccaaaaaaaaaatgaagtcttgaggaaatttgatagctgatttaaaacttttattttaaaatgttagtttttgttttaaagttttcaaaaaaaaactgcagaaatttttttaatgattttaacctaacttcactagttttttttttttataaaataaagttatataaaagttacaaaggtttacatattttccaaaatgtttctTCAATACAACCCTATGATTCCATTTGTATTCGTTCAGGcgtcttttaaaatttataaattgcctACTCTTCCTAAATTAAAGCTCATTCCCCTAGCGACTAACCATAGCACAGTTTTTTGACATTGGTTTTCAGGCTGTATTTTCCACGAAAGAATATCTTCAACAGATTGTacagatattttgaatttttctctaaTGACTTTTTCTATCCACCTCCAAACAGGCACTGCATTTGTGCATTCTTTGAtgtatttcaataacaaaagctgataaaaaaattaaatatttagattcagggcacccaaattagtcaaaattaccTTCTAGATTtattgcacctcagaaaaatgtaaattttgtggccttgtgtaattaatcaaaacctttttttaatgaaacttgagtaagtaaaattggtttcttgaagaatactTCATATCAACATACCATTTGTAAtggaaaaaacgattttttaaatcgaaagtTTAAGTAATGAAGTAGAGAGGttagattaagatttttttttggaaattctgTTGACCATCGTGAGAGGTGAATGCCTGTtacatggcttccaacttgttgatgCAGAAAATTAGTAGGCATTCGAGAAGTTAATTTggttaaaatggttcgtttcaaactcggTTCTCGTTTAATTAGCCCTTTctgaagacgaggtagggttttgtATGTCAGGTTTTGAGTATCAATACATTTGatttgcaaataaaaataagtttctatTCGAAACGTAtaatgaaatgtctcaagccaagggttaTTTAAGACTAAATTCCACTGGAGGCGATCCAAATTGtggacttgcttgttaacacatATTTTTGAACACCTTTCGAGAGTAAGTAATTTCCCTTTTACTACGGTGAAAATATCTCCCTGTTTTGTACGGCCTTGATGTCATCACAAGGTATAAAATTACTCTAAATTGACTGGTTTTAAGCTAAGTATCTTGTTGCCAAATCCGGGCTATAATATCTAAAAACCGGACAAATACCAGgcattttaatttcgaaaaaacgtTCTTGTTTATTGTTATAAtcttgattaaaatattttgcatttggactcaaaaatttaaaaaaaaaatatgataacgCAATTGGAAATTTCTGTTTGATTTTGCTCATTATGTGAAAAACTCCGGAacaaatccaggcttttttcaaCCGAATACGGACAACAGGGCCAGATCGGACttatccaaattttttattaaatatccggacaattAAGAAAACTCAATCTAAATGTAGCATACAAGATGCATAAaggcattttttcaattaatttttttgggtaaaataattgaaatgcagAATTTTCTTGGTCACTAACTTTTGAATCCAGGAATGAAAActtatggaattttcagtgatactacctagtaatgtaatgttcacatgtgcaaaattttgtggcgaccttttaaatggtttttgagatagcatataTGTATGTAAAGTTCGATCTCCAAAATTTGACAAGCGTGttcactagaccgctgcaagctttgtatggaattttcaaattcttgaatttttacacctcccataactttttttggttgtttttgctgttaGAAATAGCAATACAATTTTTAGAAGcaatccatccagtcctgaattagcgcaacgaattttaattatgtatggaaatttgtatgagaaaacaaatttttcattcaaaaatcgccagaaatgtactgaaagttccaaaaaatataaccttggatgaaaaatattccttgattcttgcagtacatgtgaacaaagcacaaacctaacttttacaccagaaaagatatttgatgttaaacaatttttttttcaaaattattatttttaatttctgtgttttgactgcttgtttgaatgctgtgtaaccgtaggttggaaataaaaaatcttaaaaactgcGTTGCatagccagagaatttattgatttatataacctttgcaaaaacatttcatgaaattattaaaagctctagcaagccaAGTcggccatttttaaatacttttcaatggattcagactttttattttaaaagacatacaccgtcttagccgatttaggctttacagactgaataaatgacgtggacaacttaagattaacatttaacatccagtaccgagatgggaatcgaacccatgccatcagtggacatagcgattaccgtcttactacgctaaccactcgaccaccgagacgtacaacaTGGTTATCACCCTTATTCtggtttacggcgtatctgccattcgttcgaacggatactttcgatcgaattcgaaaaagctattcttgttttcgttcgaatgcAATACGTTCGATGTTGGTGTTACCAGATGAACTTCGAAATTTTTAGGCAGCCCTGCTGTATAAAAATGATAGTTGTTGACGTAAAAttccaatttatatttttttcactctcttgtttacatttttttattggccAGCGACGGTAAATATTCGATTTCGTGTTTCAAGAAGCCAATTCTAGGTGTTCTGGATGGTGATTTTTAGTAAAATGTGCGGTGATTTGGCGGGGCGGTTTCTGGAATGTAATCAAACCCAAACTAGAGTGTCAACAGTGGCTGGAGCTGATCCCGGCAACGAAACTAGCCCGGCAAAATGCCAtcgtcagcagcagcaacaaacaCCGTTTGAACCAAGGCTGGCTGTTTCTGTGGCGTAGTTGGTCTCCGATCACAAAAAGTTACCCGTGATGCCATTCAGAAATAATAAAGGCGCTCCCGCTATCGGTCCTGCGAAGAGCTGTTCCGTCTCAGAAAACTCAAATATCGGAACTCGACGCTGATCACGATCacgatattaaaatttatgattatgcgtaataaataatttacatgCAAATCTGAATCCTTTAAATAGTGTTATTTTCAAGTTAAGAATAAGGGAAATATATCGCggagaattcaaaacttttaagcaCCCTATAAACCCCACCCCTAGGCTTATCCGTTATCAAAAGTTTCCATAACAGTTGGCTCAATTCGTTCTGGATCGGAATTTTCCCTTGGTGAgtttaaagtttcatttttttcctcctAATGATGCTTCAACT
It includes:
- the LOC129742257 gene encoding uncharacterized protein LOC129742257, producing MDRFLKPNYWINAARKKLVPDNDYFKLLDIIGIFGGIIFNPTNQIERILWRLNRFLIVYQYCYTIFILLATTKDENFLMVFIIRTIMLMTFTRCLISNVQWRYHIAAITETRSFINGRRSHSGDQAFDDRIRSSFQKSSHIVFLAVLAMSIGDQIVLFLPNSYQDLVLGYYDLTILFGSNTARLLQSGMTFMHTIIWISMYFSCTVAFTTLLTGLRTELEIIAHGFEEIHSRVMADLRPKESHSAVIAPEEISQFLKYFKNHLQPLVNHQMEVTRAFQNLQQPISNIFFVVYYNDVIVIGSLMFSIVTIGMSPLSWIFSSASLAFLMECYWWCSVVDSFNDVYENIALHSFELCAKLPFDESCRKDYIKLRSSLRIIHQQAFSETVLSCGGVFRINTGVFVELVNFTYSMLTFLLNMQ